In one Legionella clemsonensis genomic region, the following are encoded:
- a CDS encoding efflux RND transporter permease subunit, with the protein MSNFFIDRPIFAWVLAILVSLAGIIAIFNLPIAQYPSVAPPAIEIQATYPGADAQTVENTVTQVIEQNMSGLDKLMYMSAQSDSSGTVTITLTFDASADADIAQVQVQNKLQLAMPRLPQEVQTQGINVKKSSSSYLLVIGAISEDGSMDQYDLADYVASSIQDPISRLNGVGDVELFGAQYAMRIWLDPHKLNNYQLIPNDIILAIRAQNDQVAAGQLGGTPAVAGQQLNAPIIAQTRLRTPEEFGKILLKVNKDGSLVRLRDVARVELGGENYTTISRYNGKPAAGLGVKLVTGANAIDTAAAIKQKIVEMEPYFPTGFKIVYPYDTTPFVEISIEEVIKTLFEAMVLVFLVMYLFLQNFRATLIPTIAIPVVLLGTFAILAVCGFTINTLTMFGMVLAIGLLVDDAIVVIENVERVIVEEGLNPKEATRRSMGQIQGALVGIATVLSAVFVPMAFFGGSTGAIYRQFSITIVSAMILSVLVALILTPALCATMLKPASVSESHRKGFFGWFNRNFERAQHLYHDGVKKILFQTGRYLLMYLAIILGVGYLFLTLPSSFLPEEDQGMLLTMIQLPPGATQQRTQKVADQITDYYLTEEKNNVISIFTVVGFGFNGQGQNNGIAFITLKNWDERKGAENKVESIINRATQAFAKIKDGLVFPFNLPAIIELGTATGFDFELIDRANLGHEKLTEARNQLLGMVAKHPDTLVRVRPNGLEDAPQFKLKIDQEKAETLGVSIADINQAISTNLGSTYVNDFIDRGRVKKVYVQADAKFRMLPNDIKTWYIRGKDGQMVPFSAFTESQWEYGSPRLERYNGLPSMEILGEAAPGKSTGEAMNLMEQLASKLPQGIGYDWTGMSYQERLSGAQAPLLYAISLIVVFLCLAALYESWSIPFSVMLVVPLGVIGALLATYFRGLNNDVYFQVGLLTTVGLSAKNAILIVEFAKDLMEKERKGLIEATLEASRMRLRPILMTSMAFIFGVLPLVLSTGAGSGAQNAVGTGVAGGMFTATVLAIFFVPVFFVVIHRRLTRDTAE; encoded by the coding sequence ATGTCTAATTTTTTTATAGACAGACCCATTTTTGCTTGGGTTTTAGCCATTCTTGTTAGTCTGGCAGGAATTATTGCTATTTTTAATTTACCTATAGCGCAATATCCAAGTGTTGCCCCACCAGCTATTGAAATTCAAGCGACTTATCCTGGAGCTGATGCTCAAACAGTAGAGAATACAGTAACTCAGGTTATTGAGCAAAATATGAGTGGCCTTGATAAATTAATGTATATGTCGGCTCAGAGCGATTCTTCGGGCACCGTTACCATTACGCTTACCTTTGATGCGAGTGCTGATGCTGACATTGCACAGGTTCAAGTTCAGAACAAATTGCAGCTAGCAATGCCAAGGCTCCCGCAGGAAGTACAGACTCAAGGCATTAATGTTAAAAAATCGAGTAGTAGTTACCTATTGGTTATAGGCGCTATTTCAGAAGACGGCAGTATGGATCAGTATGATCTTGCTGATTATGTGGCCTCAAGCATTCAGGACCCAATTAGCCGTCTTAATGGGGTAGGTGATGTTGAGTTGTTCGGTGCTCAATATGCAATGCGCATTTGGTTGGATCCTCATAAGTTAAATAATTATCAACTGATACCTAATGATATCATTCTGGCGATAAGAGCGCAGAATGATCAGGTTGCCGCCGGACAGTTAGGAGGAACGCCTGCTGTGGCTGGTCAGCAACTTAATGCTCCCATTATTGCTCAAACTCGCTTAAGAACTCCGGAAGAGTTTGGCAAAATTCTATTAAAAGTAAATAAAGACGGCTCGCTTGTGCGGTTGAGGGATGTGGCTCGGGTAGAGCTGGGGGGTGAAAATTATACGACCATTTCACGTTATAATGGAAAGCCAGCCGCAGGTTTAGGCGTAAAACTTGTGACAGGTGCCAATGCTATTGATACTGCAGCAGCCATTAAACAAAAAATCGTTGAAATGGAGCCCTATTTTCCCACAGGTTTTAAAATTGTTTATCCCTATGACACCACACCTTTTGTAGAAATCTCTATTGAAGAGGTCATAAAAACTCTATTTGAAGCAATGGTTCTTGTTTTTTTGGTGATGTATCTTTTTCTGCAAAATTTTCGTGCTACCTTGATTCCAACCATTGCTATTCCTGTCGTTTTGCTTGGTACTTTTGCCATATTGGCTGTGTGTGGATTTACTATTAATACCCTTACCATGTTTGGTATGGTTTTAGCGATTGGATTATTGGTCGACGATGCAATTGTAGTCATTGAAAATGTAGAACGCGTCATTGTCGAAGAAGGTTTAAATCCTAAAGAAGCAACGCGTCGCTCTATGGGACAAATCCAGGGAGCATTAGTAGGAATTGCCACGGTATTATCTGCAGTATTTGTGCCGATGGCTTTTTTTGGGGGCTCAACGGGTGCAATTTATCGCCAATTTTCTATTACCATTGTATCAGCAATGATTTTGTCTGTTCTCGTTGCATTAATATTAACGCCTGCCCTGTGCGCTACAATGCTAAAGCCTGCTTCAGTCAGTGAAAGCCATAGAAAGGGATTTTTTGGCTGGTTTAACCGAAATTTTGAGCGCGCGCAGCATCTCTACCATGATGGGGTTAAGAAAATTTTGTTTCAAACAGGGCGCTATCTTCTTATGTATTTAGCCATCATTTTGGGGGTAGGCTATTTATTTTTAACCTTGCCCTCTTCGTTCTTACCCGAAGAGGATCAAGGCATGCTGCTCACCATGATTCAATTACCACCTGGAGCTACTCAACAGCGAACACAAAAAGTTGCTGATCAAATTACAGATTATTATCTTACTGAAGAAAAAAATAACGTTATTTCAATTTTTACTGTCGTTGGCTTTGGCTTTAATGGACAAGGACAAAATAATGGCATTGCGTTTATTACCCTTAAGAATTGGGATGAGCGCAAGGGGGCTGAAAATAAAGTAGAAAGTATTATTAACAGGGCCACACAGGCTTTCGCAAAAATCAAAGATGGCTTGGTTTTTCCTTTTAACTTGCCTGCGATTATTGAATTGGGTACGGCGACAGGATTTGATTTTGAATTAATTGATAGAGCAAATCTTGGGCATGAAAAATTGACTGAGGCTCGAAATCAACTTTTAGGGATGGTTGCCAAGCATCCCGATACACTGGTTCGCGTGCGGCCCAATGGTCTGGAAGATGCGCCACAGTTCAAACTCAAAATAGATCAGGAAAAAGCGGAAACCTTGGGTGTTTCTATAGCGGATATCAATCAAGCCATCTCTACCAATCTTGGTAGTACTTACGTCAATGATTTTATTGATAGAGGACGAGTAAAAAAAGTGTATGTGCAGGCTGATGCTAAATTTCGTATGCTTCCAAATGATATTAAGACCTGGTACATACGAGGAAAAGATGGACAGATGGTGCCTTTTTCAGCCTTTACTGAATCACAGTGGGAATATGGTTCACCTCGTCTTGAAAGGTATAATGGTTTGCCATCCATGGAAATTCTTGGAGAAGCCGCTCCTGGGAAAAGTACAGGGGAAGCAATGAATCTCATGGAGCAACTCGCTTCCAAATTACCGCAGGGGATTGGCTACGATTGGACGGGGATGTCTTATCAGGAGCGTTTGTCAGGCGCACAGGCCCCTTTACTTTATGCCATTTCCCTGATTGTGGTCTTTTTATGTCTGGCAGCTTTGTATGAAAGTTGGTCTATTCCCTTTTCGGTCATGCTGGTTGTTCCACTAGGCGTCATAGGCGCATTATTGGCCACTTATTTCCGTGGCTTGAACAATGATGTTTACTTTCAGGTTGGACTTTTAACAACCGTTGGTTTATCGGCCAAAAATGCGATTTTGATAGTAGAGTTTGCCAAAGATTTAATGGAAAAAGAAAGGAAGGGATTAATAGAAGCAACCTTGGAAGCATCACGCATGCGTTTACGTCCCATTTTAATGACTTCCATGGCATTTATCTTTGGAGTATTACCTTTGGTGCTAAGCACAGGAGCAGGTTCTGGAGCTCAAAATGCGGTAGGTACTGGGGTCGCTGGCGGAATGTTTACGGCAACTGTGCTGGCTATTTTCTTTGTCCCTGTATTTTTTGTGGTAATCCACCGGCGGCTAACGAGAGATACCGCAGAATAG
- the ribF gene encoding bifunctional riboflavin kinase/FAD synthetase — MKLLRGLKNIPDFSQGTVATIGNFDGVHRGHQALLARLRFQADRMQLPSVVLLFEPQPSEFFRGSQAPARLATLREKLEALKQCNIDYVYCLKFNKKLALMEAEKFARHYFFSLLKVKYLLVGEDFRFGRQRQGDIHLIQQMTKDYDAWVETFPEVSIEGERVSSTKIRAALANGYLTQASLLLGRTYSLCGRIIKGDGRGRQWGIPTANVRTQRLTLPLKGVFCIQVKRGNKWLKGVANLGSRPTVDGTKNVLEVHLFDFDENLYGEILQVFFLHKLRDEIKFSSVDVLIKQIHEDIDAARAFFAKGC, encoded by the coding sequence ATGAAGCTGCTACGTGGACTAAAAAATATTCCTGATTTTTCACAAGGCACTGTTGCAACGATTGGCAATTTTGACGGCGTGCATCGCGGCCATCAGGCGTTGCTGGCACGATTACGCTTTCAGGCTGATCGAATGCAATTACCTTCGGTTGTTTTATTATTCGAGCCGCAACCTAGTGAATTCTTTCGAGGTTCACAGGCTCCAGCGAGATTAGCAACGCTGCGTGAAAAATTGGAAGCGCTTAAGCAGTGTAATATTGATTACGTCTACTGTTTAAAATTTAATAAAAAGCTTGCTTTAATGGAAGCTGAAAAGTTTGCGCGACACTATTTTTTTTCCTTATTGAAGGTAAAGTATTTGTTGGTGGGAGAAGATTTCCGTTTTGGAAGGCAACGACAAGGGGATATTCACTTAATTCAGCAGATGACTAAGGATTATGACGCTTGGGTTGAAACATTTCCTGAAGTGTCCATTGAAGGCGAAAGAGTAAGTTCTACAAAAATTAGAGCAGCGTTAGCCAATGGTTATCTTACTCAAGCTTCTTTGTTATTGGGCAGAACTTATAGTCTTTGTGGACGCATTATCAAAGGAGATGGACGAGGAAGACAGTGGGGCATTCCAACGGCTAATGTAAGAACCCAGCGACTTACCTTACCTTTAAAGGGCGTATTCTGTATTCAGGTCAAAAGAGGAAATAAATGGTTAAAGGGGGTTGCTAATCTTGGAAGCAGGCCCACCGTCGATGGAACTAAAAACGTTTTAGAAGTTCACCTTTTTGATTTTGATGAGAACCTGTATGGAGAGATATTGCAAGTGTTTTTCTTGCACAAGCTGCGAGATGAGATTAAATTTTCATCAGTGGATGTTTTGATAAAACAAATTCATGAGGATATTGATGCAGCGAGAGCTTTTTTTGCTAAAGGCTGTTGA
- the ileS gene encoding isoleucine--tRNA ligase, translating to MADYKDTLNLPDTTFPMKANLAQREPQMLAEWESQGIYKKIRQAREGAKRFVLHDGPPYANGHLHCGHALNKILKDIINKSKCFSGFDTPFVPGWDCHGLPIELNVEKKIGKAGVKVSPSEFRLKCREYAASQIDIQRDEFKRLGVFGDWEHPYVTMDYSYEANIIRALGKVIENGHLQQGFKPVHWCIECGSALAEAEVDYEDKTSPSIDVAFVAVNPQAILDKLANNRVVKPIIVPIWTTTPWTLPANEAVCLHPELEYSLLETSEHYFLVATELTESVMSRYGVDRYTIAGKVKGQHFENISLQHPFNERQVPIVLGEHVTIDAGTGCVHTAPAHGPDDYQVGLTYDLPLINPVLTNGCYSEDVPLFAGLSVLKANDKVVEVLKARQVLLHNESIRHSYPHCWRHKTPMIFLATPQWFIAMDKNGLRHAIAAVINEVNWIPEWGKARIANMIETRPDWCISRQRAWGTPMTLFVHKNTRELHPDSVALIEKIAMKVEQHGIDAWFDLNIEEFLGDDAAHYEKITDTLDVWFDSGVSHYCVLKQNKELEIPADVYFEGSDQHRGWFNSSLTTAVAIYGHAPYKSVLTHGYTVDAEGRKLSKSKGNYVALDKLVNQHGADILRLWVSSTDYRHEVSISEEIIKRNSDAYRRIRNTARFLLANLFDFIPEEHCVDAAELVELDSWAIKRTQQLQEEILEAYKNYNFHVIYQKIHNFCAVDMGSFYLDVIKDRQYTTATNSIARRSCQTAMFHIIHALTRWLAPILSFTAEEIWQVIPGKTSSSVFEERWYEQWPAVTEVNMQFWQHLQGIRDEVNKALESQRKEGLIGSALAAEVTIYANEKTVPLLQQLGDELRFILITSAAKVEALENCSAKVEVDSELGVAIVVQPSHHEKCERCWHRREEVGQDVNYPTLCQRCVGNISGRDEVRHYA from the coding sequence ATGGCAGATTATAAAGATACCTTAAATTTACCAGATACAACGTTTCCAATGAAAGCTAATCTTGCCCAGCGAGAACCCCAAATGTTGGCTGAGTGGGAATCCCAAGGTATCTATAAAAAAATTAGACAGGCCCGCGAAGGGGCTAAACGATTTGTTCTTCATGACGGGCCTCCTTATGCCAATGGGCATTTGCATTGCGGACATGCCCTTAACAAGATTCTGAAAGATATTATTAACAAGTCAAAATGTTTCAGTGGTTTTGATACGCCTTTTGTGCCTGGTTGGGATTGTCATGGCTTGCCAATTGAGTTGAATGTTGAAAAAAAGATAGGCAAGGCAGGTGTTAAAGTTAGTCCCAGCGAATTTCGTTTAAAATGCCGTGAATACGCTGCAAGTCAAATTGATATTCAACGTGATGAATTTAAACGTCTAGGCGTATTTGGTGACTGGGAGCATCCTTATGTGACGATGGATTACTCTTATGAAGCCAATATTATACGTGCTTTAGGGAAGGTCATTGAAAATGGCCATTTACAGCAAGGCTTTAAACCAGTTCATTGGTGCATCGAATGTGGTTCTGCGTTGGCAGAAGCAGAAGTCGATTATGAAGACAAAACCTCGCCTTCAATTGATGTGGCTTTCGTAGCAGTAAATCCTCAAGCTATCTTAGACAAACTCGCAAATAATCGGGTGGTTAAGCCTATCATTGTACCTATTTGGACTACCACACCATGGACGCTGCCTGCTAATGAAGCAGTGTGCTTGCATCCGGAGCTCGAATATTCATTACTGGAAACTTCTGAACACTATTTTTTAGTTGCCACTGAACTGACTGAATCCGTGATGAGTCGTTATGGAGTAGACAGGTACACCATTGCTGGAAAAGTAAAGGGTCAGCATTTTGAAAATATTTCCTTACAACATCCTTTTAATGAGAGACAGGTTCCCATTGTTTTAGGAGAACATGTAACTATCGATGCCGGTACCGGCTGTGTGCATACCGCACCAGCTCATGGCCCGGATGATTATCAGGTGGGCCTGACTTATGATTTGCCATTAATTAATCCTGTTTTAACAAATGGTTGCTACAGTGAGGATGTACCTTTGTTTGCTGGACTTTCTGTATTAAAGGCCAATGACAAAGTGGTTGAAGTTTTAAAGGCACGCCAGGTGCTTTTGCATAATGAATCCATTCGTCATAGTTATCCTCATTGTTGGCGCCATAAAACCCCCATGATTTTTTTAGCTACACCCCAATGGTTTATCGCCATGGATAAAAATGGTCTACGCCATGCAATTGCTGCGGTGATTAATGAAGTAAATTGGATTCCAGAATGGGGCAAAGCGCGTATTGCCAACATGATAGAAACCCGGCCTGATTGGTGTATTTCTCGCCAACGTGCCTGGGGTACTCCGATGACCTTGTTTGTGCATAAAAACACACGTGAACTGCATCCTGACTCAGTTGCGTTAATTGAAAAAATTGCAATGAAAGTAGAGCAGCATGGTATTGATGCCTGGTTTGATTTAAATATTGAAGAGTTTTTAGGTGACGATGCTGCCCATTATGAGAAAATAACCGATACACTGGATGTTTGGTTTGATTCGGGTGTTTCCCATTATTGCGTATTAAAACAAAATAAAGAATTAGAAATTCCCGCTGATGTTTATTTTGAAGGATCGGATCAGCATCGAGGATGGTTTAATTCTTCTTTGACCACTGCCGTTGCTATTTACGGTCATGCTCCTTATAAAAGCGTATTAACCCATGGTTATACTGTTGATGCAGAGGGACGAAAACTCTCCAAATCCAAAGGCAATTATGTAGCCCTGGACAAGCTGGTAAACCAACATGGTGCTGATATTTTACGTTTATGGGTTTCCTCGACAGACTATCGTCATGAAGTGAGTATTTCTGAGGAAATTATCAAGCGCAACTCGGATGCTTATCGCCGTATACGAAATACAGCACGGTTTCTGTTGGCGAACTTGTTTGATTTTATTCCGGAAGAACACTGTGTCGATGCTGCTGAATTAGTTGAATTGGATAGTTGGGCCATTAAACGTACTCAGCAACTACAAGAAGAAATTCTGGAGGCGTACAAAAATTATAATTTTCATGTGATTTATCAGAAAATTCATAACTTCTGTGCGGTGGATATGGGAAGTTTCTATTTGGATGTCATTAAAGATCGGCAATATACAACCGCAACAAACAGTATCGCCAGACGCTCTTGTCAAACAGCGATGTTTCATATTATTCATGCCTTGACACGTTGGCTGGCTCCCATCTTATCGTTTACCGCAGAAGAAATTTGGCAGGTTATTCCTGGTAAAACGAGTAGTTCTGTTTTTGAAGAGCGTTGGTATGAGCAATGGCCTGCAGTCACTGAGGTTAACATGCAGTTTTGGCAACATTTGCAAGGAATTAGAGATGAAGTGAACAAGGCACTGGAAAGTCAGCGTAAAGAGGGTTTAATTGGTTCCGCTTTGGCAGCAGAAGTAACCATTTACGCCAATGAGAAAACAGTTCCTTTATTGCAGCAGTTAGGTGATGAATTAAGATTCATTTTAATAACGTCTGCAGCGAAAGTAGAGGCGTTAGAAAACTGTTCCGCCAAGGTTGAGGTGGATTCTGAATTGGGTGTGGCTATTGTAGTCCAGCCTAGCCATCATGAAAAATGCGAGCGTTGCTGGCATCGACGAGAAGAGGTAGGTCAGGATGTAAACTATCCAACCTTATGTCAACGTTGTGTAGGGAATATTAGTGGTCGTGATGAAGTGAGGCACTACGCATGA
- the lspA gene encoding signal peptidase II translates to MKKWPWFLLSIVIIVADQLTKHWAAINLVPYQPVPLLPMLNFTLAYNSGAAFSFLSGTGEWHRWFFAGFSILMSIFLILWLMRLPAKAKLQSCAVGLILGGAVGNLYDRAVVGQVTDFIDFYYKNHHWPVFNLADSAICIGAFLLLVDLCKNPGR, encoded by the coding sequence ATGAAAAAATGGCCCTGGTTTTTATTGAGTATTGTAATTATTGTAGCTGATCAGCTTACCAAGCATTGGGCTGCTATAAATTTGGTTCCTTATCAACCGGTGCCCTTACTGCCCATGCTTAATTTTACCCTGGCCTATAATTCAGGAGCTGCTTTTAGCTTTTTGAGTGGTACTGGTGAATGGCATCGATGGTTTTTTGCAGGATTCAGTATTTTAATGAGTATTTTTTTAATCCTCTGGCTGATGCGATTACCTGCAAAAGCCAAACTACAATCTTGTGCTGTTGGTCTTATTCTTGGTGGTGCAGTAGGAAATTTGTATGACAGAGCAGTAGTTGGCCAAGTTACTGATTTTATCGATTTCTATTATAAAAATCACCACTGGCCTGTATTTAATCTTGCTGATAGCGCAATTTGCATTGGCGCTTTTCTGCTACTGGTTGATTTATGCAAGAACCCCGGCCGATAA
- a CDS encoding beta/alpha barrel domain-containing protein: MMTDKLFDNQSIIITLDVDAFLFDKLKQIASAGFAVVEINTSEQEILKKALRDFPGLRIGAGNITTTQQLEDSYQAGIHFASSPGFLPAIAQTAAIYSMNYLPGIATISEAMQVMALGYHQARPYPANLTFCASLNKCLPMLRLFPAEIEWDEAEHYLSLPAVAAVSILNPESKQLQALSAGVLA; this comes from the coding sequence ATGATGACTGACAAATTGTTTGATAATCAATCAATTATTATAACTTTAGATGTTGATGCCTTTTTATTTGACAAACTAAAGCAAATTGCCAGTGCAGGCTTTGCTGTGGTTGAAATTAATACCAGCGAACAGGAAATTCTGAAGAAGGCCTTGCGAGATTTTCCAGGACTACGAATTGGTGCTGGAAATATTACGACAACACAACAGTTAGAAGATAGTTATCAAGCAGGCATTCATTTCGCTTCAAGTCCTGGTTTTTTACCCGCCATTGCTCAGACAGCAGCGATTTATTCAATGAATTATCTTCCTGGTATTGCTACCATTTCTGAAGCAATGCAAGTGATGGCGCTTGGTTATCATCAAGCAAGGCCTTATCCCGCAAATTTAACTTTCTGTGCCTCATTAAATAAATGCTTGCCTATGCTTAGACTATTCCCAGCCGAAATTGAATGGGATGAAGCCGAACATTACTTAAGTTTACCTGCAGTAGCAGCAGTTAGCATTCTTAACCCTGAAAGTAAGCAACTTCAGGCATTATCGGCCGGGGTTCTTGCATAA
- a CDS encoding type IV pilin protein has translation MMLEKGFTLFESLLVLVLLAIFIYLVYPSYVAHLQYTRRYDGQTALINLANRMEHFYGQNHTYKTATLASGKPTDVKETNLSEEKWYILKITLQTTHRFTLHAIPRGAQSQDKACQTLSFDQAGVKGISPGPLGSPTATVEKCW, from the coding sequence ATGATGTTAGAAAAAGGGTTTACCTTATTTGAATCACTTCTTGTACTTGTCCTACTGGCTATTTTTATTTACCTCGTCTACCCAAGTTATGTTGCTCATTTACAATATACCAGACGTTATGATGGTCAGACTGCATTAATTAATTTAGCGAACCGAATGGAGCATTTTTATGGACAAAACCATACTTATAAAACCGCAACGCTGGCTAGTGGGAAACCCACTGATGTGAAAGAAACTAATTTATCCGAGGAGAAATGGTATATTTTAAAAATAACCCTGCAAACGACCCACCGATTTACCCTTCATGCAATTCCTCGCGGGGCTCAAAGCCAGGATAAAGCCTGCCAAACGCTCTCTTTTGATCAGGCGGGCGTTAAAGGAATTTCTCCGGGCCCTCTTGGTAGTCCTACTGCTACTGTTGAAAAATGCTGGTAG
- the era gene encoding GTPase Era encodes MTSYCGYIALVGRPNVGKSTLLNRLLHQKLSITSRKPQTTRHSILGIQTVDDYQYVYVDTPGIHQGSKKVMNRMMNKTAKSVLRDVDAIAFLVEGTHWTEEDEYVLRLIKQVNVPCLLLINKVDKIADKTQLLPFIEKLSSLHQFVKIIPLSAKTGTQVEEFEQVIKDYLPEGPHLFADDQFTDRPIRFLCAELLREKVFRLCGQELPYSTTVEIESYKDEGNLVRIHALILVEKENHKRIIIGDKGKKLKEMATSARLDMEKLLGKKVFLQCWCKVKTGWADDERILKQLGYDD; translated from the coding sequence ATGACAAGCTATTGCGGCTATATTGCTTTAGTAGGAAGACCAAACGTTGGTAAGTCTACCTTACTAAACCGTCTCTTACATCAAAAATTAAGTATTACCTCCAGGAAGCCCCAAACTACCCGACATAGTATTTTAGGCATACAAACAGTTGATGACTACCAGTATGTTTATGTGGATACTCCTGGAATTCATCAAGGTTCAAAGAAAGTCATGAATCGCATGATGAATAAAACTGCGAAAAGTGTCTTACGTGATGTGGATGCCATTGCATTTCTTGTCGAAGGCACGCATTGGACTGAAGAAGACGAGTACGTCTTGCGTTTAATCAAACAAGTGAATGTTCCTTGCCTGTTGCTGATTAATAAAGTGGATAAAATTGCAGATAAAACGCAGCTATTGCCCTTTATTGAAAAGTTAAGCAGCCTTCATCAATTTGTTAAAATTATTCCTCTTTCTGCTAAAACAGGGACGCAAGTAGAAGAGTTTGAACAAGTAATAAAAGATTATTTACCCGAAGGCCCCCACTTATTCGCAGACGATCAATTTACAGACCGACCTATTCGTTTTCTCTGTGCAGAATTATTAAGAGAGAAGGTTTTTCGTCTCTGTGGGCAAGAGCTTCCTTATTCAACCACGGTAGAAATTGAATCTTATAAAGACGAAGGGAATCTGGTGCGTATTCATGCTTTGATTTTAGTAGAAAAAGAGAATCATAAACGCATCATTATCGGTGATAAAGGAAAGAAACTTAAAGAAATGGCAACCAGTGCTCGTTTGGACATGGAAAAATTATTAGGGAAAAAAGTTTTTCTGCAATGCTGGTGTAAAGTAAAAACAGGCTGGGCGGATGATGAACGTATATTAAAACAATTAGGTTATGACGACTGA
- the recO gene encoding DNA repair protein RecO translates to MTTELLEAWVLHKQPSGETSILVTFFTREKGIIKCLCKGGRTLKKQAMLQAFTPLWISVDSKNERHYARQLEAVSCPFNFKGDTLFAGLYLNELLYYSLSLSDPHPDLFDNYLGTLRGLATVTDKFVMEALLRQFEWSLLVACGQAISLTEEAHSTMSIDENKYYHFKANEGFIPASAGLPGKDILALSQGCLDNASVLKTAKVIMRQAIDELLDGRVLKSRALYLLKNSG, encoded by the coding sequence ATGACGACTGAACTACTTGAAGCCTGGGTGTTGCATAAACAACCGTCAGGGGAAACTAGTATCCTTGTTACTTTTTTTACACGGGAAAAAGGCATCATTAAGTGCCTGTGCAAGGGAGGCAGGACCCTTAAAAAGCAGGCAATGCTTCAAGCGTTTACTCCCTTATGGATCTCGGTAGATAGCAAAAACGAGCGACATTATGCTCGCCAACTTGAAGCCGTTTCATGTCCCTTTAATTTTAAAGGCGATACATTGTTCGCCGGTTTATATCTTAATGAATTACTCTACTATAGCTTAAGTCTTTCAGATCCTCATCCAGATCTATTTGATAATTACCTTGGAACGCTTCGAGGCTTGGCAACGGTTACTGACAAGTTTGTCATGGAAGCTTTATTAAGACAATTTGAATGGTCTTTATTAGTGGCTTGTGGTCAAGCTATTTCACTGACTGAAGAGGCGCATTCAACAATGTCGATTGATGAAAATAAATATTATCATTTTAAAGCAAACGAGGGATTTATACCCGCCTCGGCAGGATTGCCAGGCAAAGACATACTAGCACTATCGCAGGGGTGTCTGGATAATGCATCAGTTCTTAAGACGGCCAAGGTTATTATGAGACAGGCAATTGATGAATTATTGGACGGCAGAGTTTTAAAGTCACGTGCTTTGTATTTATTGAAGAATTCAGGTTAA
- the pdxJ gene encoding pyridoxine 5'-phosphate synthase translates to MTNNILLGVNIDHIATVRQARGTRYPDPVQAAMEAEEAGADGITLHMREDLRHIQARDVRLIKAVLQTRMNLELAVTDAMLDFAEEIKPEHACFVPEKREELTTEGGLDVIGHYQQVATAVQRLKAIGSEVSLFIDPDMKQIEAAAAIGAPAIEIHTGCYADATNPVEQAHELQRIAEAASYAASLNLIVNAGHGLNYHNVKPVAAIKEFHELNIGHAIIARALFSGLKDAVRHMRQLMLEARNDA, encoded by the coding sequence ATGACAAATAACATTTTGCTAGGCGTAAATATTGATCATATCGCGACAGTTCGTCAGGCGCGCGGTACCCGCTACCCTGACCCTGTACAAGCAGCGATGGAAGCGGAAGAAGCTGGTGCTGATGGAATTACCTTACATATGCGTGAAGACTTACGCCATATCCAGGCGCGCGATGTAAGACTTATTAAAGCTGTTTTGCAAACACGAATGAATTTGGAATTAGCTGTAACCGATGCCATGCTTGATTTTGCTGAAGAGATTAAGCCTGAGCATGCCTGTTTTGTTCCTGAGAAACGCGAGGAGCTGACGACTGAGGGTGGTTTGGATGTTATAGGACATTATCAACAGGTTGCCACTGCGGTACAGCGTTTAAAGGCGATAGGCAGTGAAGTTTCCTTATTTATTGATCCAGATATGAAACAAATTGAAGCCGCTGCTGCTATTGGTGCTCCAGCCATTGAAATTCACACCGGTTGTTATGCAGATGCCACCAATCCGGTAGAACAGGCACATGAATTGCAGCGAATTGCGGAGGCGGCAAGCTATGCAGCCAGCCTTAATTTAATTGTTAATGCGGGTCATGGGTTAAATTATCATAATGTTAAACCTGTTGCGGCAATTAAAGAATTCCACGAACTAAATATTGGCCATGCCATTATCGCCCGTGCTTTATTTAGCGGTTTGAAGGATGCGGTAAGACACATGCGTCAACTCATGTTGGAAGCGAGAAATGATGCTTAA